A section of the Pseudomonas sp. FP453 genome encodes:
- the rnd gene encoding ribonuclease D: protein MAIDIHWICDNDSLGQHCAEWQQLPFVALDTEFMRVDTFYPIAGLIQIGDGVRAYLIDPLTIDNWQPLAALLENPAVIKVVHACSEDLEVLLRLTGSLPVPLFDTQLAAAYLNLGFSMGYSRLVQAVLDIELPKGETRSDWLQRPLSETQISYAAEDAVHLAEVYVRLRPQLSDDKYAWVLEDGAELVANLRRETDPYEVYRDAKLAWKLSRAQLAVLRELCAWREQQARARDLPRNRIIREHSLWPLAKTQPDNLAALGKIEDMHPRTVRQDGQFLLDLIKRAGSVSIDQWPPAVAEPLPVDAATLIKQLRALGQAEAERLDMAPELMLRKKTLEALVKSGYPDGPYQLPDSLRGWRRELMGQALLDSLATAGEQP, encoded by the coding sequence GTGGCCATCGATATTCACTGGATCTGCGACAACGATAGCCTCGGCCAGCATTGCGCCGAATGGCAGCAGTTGCCATTCGTCGCCCTCGACACCGAATTCATGCGGGTCGACACCTTTTATCCCATTGCCGGGCTGATCCAGATTGGTGATGGCGTGCGCGCTTACCTGATCGACCCCCTGACCATCGACAACTGGCAACCTTTGGCCGCTTTGCTGGAGAACCCGGCGGTGATCAAGGTGGTGCATGCCTGCAGCGAAGACCTGGAAGTGTTGCTGCGCCTGACCGGCAGCCTGCCGGTGCCGCTGTTCGATACCCAATTGGCCGCCGCGTACCTGAACCTCGGGTTCTCCATGGGCTATTCGCGCCTGGTGCAAGCGGTGCTGGATATCGAGCTGCCCAAGGGCGAGACCCGCTCGGACTGGCTGCAGCGGCCATTGTCCGAGACGCAGATCAGCTACGCCGCCGAAGACGCGGTGCACCTGGCCGAAGTCTACGTGCGCCTGCGCCCGCAGCTGTCCGACGACAAATACGCCTGGGTGCTGGAAGACGGTGCGGAGCTGGTGGCCAACCTGCGCCGCGAAACCGACCCGTACGAGGTGTACCGCGACGCCAAGCTGGCGTGGAAACTGTCCCGCGCCCAGCTCGCCGTATTGCGTGAACTGTGCGCCTGGCGCGAGCAGCAAGCCCGTGCCCGTGACCTGCCGCGCAATCGCATCATTCGCGAACACTCGTTGTGGCCCCTGGCCAAGACCCAGCCGGATAACCTCGCCGCCCTGGGCAAGATCGAAGACATGCACCCGCGCACCGTGCGTCAGGACGGCCAGTTCCTGCTGGACCTGATCAAGCGTGCCGGCAGTGTGTCCATCGACCAATGGCCGCCGGCCGTGGCCGAGCCGTTGCCGGTGGACGCCGCCACGCTGATCAAGCAACTGCGCGCCCTCGGCCAGGCCGAAGCCGAGCGCCTGGACATGGCCCCGGAACTGATGCTGCGCAAGAAAACCCTCGAAGCCCTGGTCAAAAGTGGCTACCCCGATGGGCCTTACCAATTGCCAGACTCGCTGCGTGGCTGGCGCCGCGAGTTGATGGGCCAGGCGCTGCTCGACAGCCTGGCCACTGCCGGAGAACAGCCTTGA
- a CDS encoding YcgL domain-containing protein, whose translation MKRICSIYRSSKRAGMYLYVLKSDELERVPEGLLAVFGKPLLAFNLVLTPERKLQQEDIAQVLENLDKQGYHLQMPPPEDEYIEHLPEELLRRNDPM comes from the coding sequence TTGAAACGTATTTGCTCCATCTACCGCAGCTCCAAACGCGCCGGCATGTACCTCTACGTGCTGAAAAGCGACGAACTGGAACGGGTGCCCGAAGGCCTGCTTGCTGTATTCGGCAAACCGCTGCTCGCGTTCAACCTGGTGCTGACGCCTGAGCGCAAGCTGCAACAGGAAGACATCGCGCAAGTCCTGGAAAACCTCGACAAGCAGGGCTATCACCTGCAAATGCCGCCGCCCGAGGACGAGTACATCGAACACTTGCCCGAAGAATTGCTGCGCCGCAACGACCCGATGTGA
- a CDS encoding D-2-hydroxyacid dehydrogenase codes for MRVLIAEQDHPLYAQLLGEAAPDLEVLTSGDSAELSRLAADCPVWLGQPDLLATLLRQGHQPQWLQSTWAGITPLLAEGLPRNYRLTRAVGIYGQVMAEFVLTYMLGHEREVLARLVSQVERKWDSRMGQSLAGRKVLIVGSGDIGQSVAEFLVPFGVKLYGIASTVREQAPFVEVAGLDQLGRLVGEVDYVINLLPNTPNTHDLYDAALFKQFKPTGLFINVGRGVAVVDADLVEALKEGHLAGAVIDVCRQEPLPQRHPFWTAWGLLLTGHSSAPTSPPMMVELFLQNVQAYKAKQALRGEVDFARGY; via the coding sequence ATGCGTGTTCTGATTGCTGAACAGGATCACCCGCTCTACGCCCAATTGCTCGGCGAAGCGGCACCGGACCTTGAGGTGTTGACCAGCGGCGACTCGGCCGAATTGTCCCGCCTGGCCGCCGATTGCCCGGTCTGGCTGGGCCAGCCCGACCTGCTGGCCACCCTGTTGCGCCAGGGCCATCAGCCGCAGTGGCTGCAATCGACCTGGGCGGGCATCACGCCGCTGCTGGCCGAGGGCTTGCCGCGCAACTATCGCCTGACCCGTGCGGTGGGCATCTACGGCCAGGTCATGGCGGAGTTTGTGCTCACCTACATGCTCGGCCACGAGCGCGAAGTGCTGGCGCGGCTGGTCAGCCAGGTCGAGCGCAAGTGGGACAGCCGCATGGGCCAGAGCCTGGCGGGGCGCAAGGTGTTGATCGTCGGCAGCGGCGATATCGGCCAGAGCGTTGCCGAGTTCCTGGTGCCGTTTGGCGTCAAGCTGTATGGCATCGCCAGCACGGTGCGCGAGCAGGCGCCGTTTGTCGAAGTGGCCGGCCTGGATCAGTTGGGCCGCTTGGTGGGGGAGGTGGACTACGTGATCAACCTGCTGCCGAACACACCAAACACCCATGACCTGTACGACGCGGCGCTGTTCAAGCAATTCAAGCCGACCGGGTTGTTCATCAATGTCGGGCGCGGGGTGGCGGTGGTGGATGCTGATCTGGTCGAAGCCTTGAAGGAAGGGCATTTGGCCGGCGCGGTGATTGACGTATGCCGTCAGGAGCCGCTGCCACAGCGCCATCCGTTCTGGACCGCCTGGGGCTTGCTGTTGACCGGGCACAGCTCGGCGCCGACGTCGCCGCCGATGATGGTGGAGTTGTTCTTGCAGAATGTGCAGGCATACAAGGCCAAGCAAGCGCTGCGCGGCGAAGTAGATTTCGCCCGCGGCTACTGA
- a CDS encoding nitroreductase family protein translates to MTRVADYPIHTQFTERWSPRAFTGESIPQETLLSFFEAARWAPSAYNSQPWRFLYARRDTPDWERFLGLLNEFNRGWAQHASALVIIASKTDFTAPGASEETPALWHTFDTGSAWGHLALQASLSGWHTHGMAGFDQELTRKELKIPEGYALHAAVAVGKLGDKSTLPEYLQGREVPSPRRPLSELVSEGDFSL, encoded by the coding sequence ATGACACGTGTTGCCGACTACCCGATCCACACCCAGTTCACCGAACGCTGGTCGCCCCGCGCCTTTACCGGCGAGAGCATCCCGCAGGAAACCCTGCTGAGTTTCTTCGAAGCCGCGCGCTGGGCGCCGTCGGCCTACAACTCGCAGCCATGGCGTTTTCTCTACGCGCGCCGCGACACGCCGGACTGGGAGCGTTTCCTCGGCCTGCTCAATGAATTCAACCGTGGCTGGGCGCAACACGCCTCGGCGCTGGTAATCATCGCCTCGAAGACCGACTTCACCGCCCCCGGCGCCAGCGAAGAAACCCCGGCGTTGTGGCACACCTTCGACACCGGTTCAGCCTGGGGCCACCTGGCGTTGCAAGCCAGCCTCAGCGGCTGGCACACCCACGGCATGGCCGGTTTCGATCAGGAACTGACCCGCAAAGAACTGAAAATCCCGGAAGGTTATGCCCTGCATGCCGCCGTTGCGGTGGGCAAGCTGGGGGACAAGTCGACCCTGCCGGAATACCTGCAAGGCCGTGAAGTGCCGAGCCCGCGTCGGCCGCTGAGCGAGCTGGTTTCCGAAGGCGACTTCAGCCTCTAA
- a CDS encoding YcgN family cysteine cluster protein yields MAAIVEPFWKRKTLEHLDQEEWESLCDGCGLCCLQKLEDEDDNSVYYTRIACKLLDLKTCQCTDYPNRRDSVPDCIQLTPGQADQFKWLPPTCGYRLVSERKDLPLWHHLVCGDRDAVHHERISQSGRMLAEGSVPEDDWEDYLIFRAG; encoded by the coding sequence ATGGCCGCCATAGTCGAACCTTTCTGGAAACGCAAAACCCTTGAACACCTCGATCAGGAGGAGTGGGAGTCGTTGTGCGACGGCTGTGGCCTGTGCTGCCTGCAAAAGCTTGAGGATGAAGACGACAACAGCGTCTATTACACGCGCATCGCCTGCAAACTGCTCGACCTGAAAACCTGCCAGTGCACCGACTACCCCAACCGCCGCGACTCGGTGCCCGACTGCATCCAGCTCACGCCCGGCCAGGCCGACCAGTTCAAATGGCTGCCGCCGACCTGCGGCTACCGCCTGGTCAGCGAGCGCAAGGACCTGCCGCTGTGGCACCACCTGGTCTGCGGCGACCGCGACGCCGTGCACCACGAACGTATTTCCCAGTCCGGGCGCATGCTCGCCGAAGGCAGCGTGCCCGAAGACGACTGGGAGGATTACCTGATCTTCCGCGCAGGCTGA
- a CDS encoding DUF2892 domain-containing protein — translation MNDSKNVHGLERIGSVAGGVMMVGKGLRRGGIFGLIQVAIGGVVLARGLTGHSSLKDKLEQGRQEMNTVRTKIERVGAELKNLKTPAEVAAEKPVKSIG, via the coding sequence ATGAACGACAGCAAAAACGTGCACGGCTTGGAACGCATCGGCTCCGTGGCCGGTGGCGTGATGATGGTGGGCAAAGGCCTGCGCCGTGGTGGGATTTTCGGTTTGATCCAGGTGGCGATTGGCGGCGTGGTGCTGGCCCGCGGGCTCACGGGGCATAGCTCGCTCAAGGACAAGCTGGAACAGGGGCGCCAGGAGATGAACACGGTTCGCACGAAGATCGAGCGCGTGGGGGCTGAGCTGAAAAACCTGAAGACTCCGGCTGAAGTGGCTGCCGAAAAACCGGTTAAATCAATCGGCTAA
- a CDS encoding RNA methyltransferase produces MGNKRYSCIGLYNPKSPENVGSVMRAAGCYGVASVFYTGVRYERARDFITDTKKVHHDIPLIGIDDLKKILPLGCIPVAVELVDGARPLPEYTHPDRALYIFGPEDGSLDKEIRDWCEDVVYIPTTGCMNLAATVNVVLYDRLAKGNNTRSGPKY; encoded by the coding sequence GTGGGCAATAAACGCTACAGCTGCATCGGTCTGTACAACCCCAAATCCCCCGAAAACGTCGGCTCGGTGATGCGCGCCGCCGGCTGCTACGGCGTGGCCTCGGTGTTCTACACCGGCGTGCGTTACGAGCGTGCGCGGGATTTCATCACCGACACCAAGAAGGTCCACCACGACATTCCGCTGATCGGCATCGATGACTTGAAAAAGATCCTGCCCCTGGGCTGCATCCCGGTCGCCGTGGAGCTGGTGGACGGCGCCCGCCCGCTGCCCGAATACACCCACCCCGACCGCGCGCTGTACATCTTCGGCCCCGAGGACGGCTCCCTCGACAAAGAGATCCGCGACTGGTGTGAAGACGTGGTCTACATCCCGACCACCGGCTGCATGAACCTCGCCGCCACCGTCAACGTGGTGCTCTACGACCGCCTGGCCAAGGGCAACAACACCCGTTCAGGCCCCAAGTACTGA
- a CDS encoding YajD family HNH nuclease → MSSTNPPSHTAKLDRILADAQRDREMGYRDKALKMYPHVCGRCTREFSGKRLSELTVHHRNHNHDDNPQDGSNWELLCLYCHDNEHSRYTDQQYFSEGSTSSPTIAKATHNPFAALAGLMKKDD, encoded by the coding sequence ATGAGCTCAACCAACCCGCCCTCCCACACCGCCAAGCTGGACCGCATCCTCGCCGATGCCCAGCGCGACCGGGAAATGGGCTACCGCGACAAAGCGCTGAAGATGTACCCCCACGTGTGCGGCCGCTGCACCCGTGAGTTCTCCGGCAAGCGCCTGAGCGAACTGACCGTGCACCACCGCAACCATAACCATGATGACAATCCCCAGGATGGCTCCAACTGGGAGTTGCTGTGCCTGTATTGCCACGATAACGAGCACTCGCGGTATACCGACCAGCAGTACTTCAGCGAAGGCTCGACCAGCAGCCCGACGATTGCCAAGGCGACGCATAACCCGTTTGCGGCGTTGGCGGGGTTGATGAAGAAGGACGACTGA
- a CDS encoding spermidine synthase, producing the protein MKRFVLLDTTPIPDNGGALCLFEYGEDFVIKIQGGDGGQLMNTRMHGSEDALAEIPCRKVAGRADSRVLIGGLGMGFTLASALKHLGKTAEVVVAELVPGVVEWNRGPLGEKSGRPLLDPRTVIRMEDVAKVLQAEPQGFDAIMLDVDNGPEGLTQKANSWLYSAGGLAACAKALRPKGVLAVWSASADKLFSDKLRKAGFKAEEVQVFAHGNKGTRHTIWIAEKLKG; encoded by the coding sequence ATGAAACGTTTCGTTCTGCTGGACACCACCCCGATCCCCGACAACGGCGGTGCCTTGTGCCTGTTCGAATACGGCGAGGATTTTGTGATCAAGATCCAGGGCGGTGACGGCGGCCAATTGATGAACACGCGCATGCACGGCTCCGAAGACGCGCTGGCGGAGATCCCTTGCCGCAAGGTCGCCGGGCGCGCGGATTCGCGGGTGCTGATCGGCGGCCTGGGCATGGGCTTCACCCTGGCCTCGGCGCTCAAGCATCTGGGCAAGACCGCCGAAGTGGTGGTCGCCGAGTTGGTACCCGGCGTGGTGGAGTGGAACCGTGGCCCGCTGGGGGAAAAATCCGGCCGCCCGCTGCTGGACCCGCGCACGGTGATCCGCATGGAAGACGTGGCCAAGGTGCTGCAAGCCGAACCCCAGGGGTTTGACGCGATCATGCTCGACGTCGACAACGGCCCCGAAGGCCTCACGCAAAAAGCCAACAGCTGGCTGTACTCCGCCGGTGGCCTGGCCGCCTGCGCCAAGGCCCTGCGCCCCAAGGGCGTGCTGGCGGTGTGGTCGGCCAGTGCCGACAAGCTGTTCAGCGACAAACTGCGCAAGGCCGGCTTCAAGGCCGAAGAGGTGCAGGTGTTCGCCCACGGCAACAAAGGCACGCGCCACACCATCTGGATTGCCGAAAAGCTCAAGGGCTAA
- a CDS encoding cyclic nucleotide-binding domain-containing protein, whose protein sequence is MPEPTLLNNEIRDMLMDCGLFDALLPEDFHIAAGYFNISSMARDEVIFLEGDAGTFMCILHSGQVAVQKANPSGQRLTIATLRSGRAFGEMAVLDGERRSASCVAASDCVLLNLGKDSLEKMLNDAPRVAAKIIRAIAIALSKRLRMADGQLLSQQF, encoded by the coding sequence ATGCCAGAACCGACCTTACTCAATAACGAAATCCGCGACATGCTCATGGACTGCGGCCTGTTCGATGCCCTGCTGCCGGAAGATTTTCACATCGCCGCCGGCTACTTCAATATCAGCAGCATGGCCCGGGACGAAGTGATCTTCCTCGAAGGCGATGCCGGCACCTTTATGTGCATCCTCCACAGCGGCCAGGTGGCGGTGCAGAAAGCCAACCCCAGCGGCCAGCGCCTGACCATCGCCACCCTGCGCAGCGGGCGGGCGTTTGGCGAAATGGCGGTGCTCGATGGCGAGCGGCGCTCCGCCAGTTGCGTGGCCGCGTCGGATTGTGTGCTGTTGAACCTGGGCAAGGATTCCCTGGAAAAAATGCTCAACGACGCGCCCAGGGTCGCCGCGAAGATTATCCGTGCCATCGCCATTGCCCTGTCCAAGCGCCTGCGCATGGCCGACGGGCAATTGCTGTCCCAGCAGTTTTAA
- a CDS encoding S9 family peptidase — protein sequence MPTSPAPIARKAPGQDPYAWLQERDSTEVLDYLKAENAWQEAQLADQQALRETLFDEIKGRILETDLSLPSPWGPYLYYTRTTAGDEYARHYRCRRPADDSNQVDDSSEELLLDPNVLANGGFFSLGAFSISPDHQRLAYSLDTSGEEIFTLYVKELATGKVSELEFEDCDGSMTWANDSLTLFFGELDDTHRPHKLYRYRLDGTAAQEVFHEPDGRFFLHCYRSSSERQLLLALGSKTTSEIWALDAEQPHLDFTCLAPRVEDHEYDVDHGQLNGAWTWFIRSNRDGINYALFTATDIGDVPTEAEWQNLIPHSDDVMLDGVSLNAHAMTLSLRIGGLPVIEVHPEGLPAYRVELPDAAYSLYVQNSLEFPSDKIRLRYEALNRPAQVRQLELASGTQVVLKETPVLGVFNADDYVSQRLWATSADGTQVPISLVVKRDQLGKPTPLYLYGYGAYGSSLDPWFSHARLSLLDRGVAFAIAHVRGGGELGEAWYRNGKQEHKQNTFSDFIACAEHLIAEGLTTSKQLAISGGSAGGLLIGAVLNQRPELFQAAIAEVPFVDVLNTMLDPDLPLTITEYDEWGNPQEPEVYERIKAYAPYENVRAQAYPHLLVIAGYNDSRVQYWEAAKWVAKLRDTKTDDNLLLLKTELGAGHGGMSGRYQGLRDVALEYAFVFKALGLI from the coding sequence ATGCCTACATCGCCCGCTCCGATTGCCCGCAAGGCCCCAGGCCAGGATCCTTACGCCTGGTTGCAGGAACGCGACAGCACTGAAGTCCTCGATTACCTCAAGGCCGAAAACGCCTGGCAGGAAGCCCAGCTCGCCGACCAGCAGGCCCTGCGTGAAACCCTGTTCGACGAGATCAAGGGCCGCATCCTCGAAACCGACCTTTCCCTGCCTTCACCGTGGGGGCCGTACCTGTATTACACGCGCACCACCGCCGGTGACGAATACGCCCGCCACTACCGCTGCCGCCGCCCGGCGGATGACAGCAACCAGGTGGACGACAGCAGCGAAGAGCTGCTGCTGGACCCGAACGTGCTGGCCAACGGCGGCTTTTTCTCCCTGGGTGCGTTCAGCATCAGCCCCGACCACCAGCGCCTGGCCTACAGCCTGGATACCAGTGGTGAAGAGATTTTCACCCTGTACGTGAAGGAATTGGCCACCGGCAAAGTCAGCGAACTGGAGTTCGAAGACTGCGACGGCAGCATGACCTGGGCCAATGACAGCCTGACCCTGTTCTTCGGCGAGCTGGACGATACCCATCGCCCGCACAAGCTGTATCGCTATCGCCTGGACGGCACGGCGGCGCAGGAAGTGTTCCACGAGCCCGACGGACGTTTCTTCCTGCATTGCTACCGTTCCAGCTCCGAACGCCAGTTGCTGCTGGCCCTGGGCAGCAAGACCACCAGCGAAATCTGGGCGCTGGACGCCGAGCAGCCACACCTCGACTTCACCTGCCTGGCACCACGGGTCGAGGACCATGAATACGACGTCGACCACGGCCAACTGAATGGCGCCTGGACCTGGTTTATCCGCAGCAACCGTGACGGCATCAACTACGCCTTGTTCACCGCGACCGACATTGGCGACGTGCCGACCGAGGCCGAGTGGCAGAACCTGATCCCCCACAGCGACGACGTGATGCTCGACGGCGTGAGTCTCAATGCCCACGCCATGACCTTGAGCCTGCGCATCGGTGGCCTGCCGGTGATCGAAGTGCATCCAGAGGGTCTGCCTGCCTATCGCGTGGAATTGCCCGACGCCGCCTACAGCCTCTACGTACAAAACAGCCTGGAATTTCCCAGCGACAAGATCCGCCTGCGCTACGAAGCCCTGAACCGTCCGGCCCAGGTACGCCAGTTGGAACTGGCCAGTGGCACGCAAGTCGTGCTCAAGGAAACCCCGGTACTGGGCGTGTTCAACGCCGACGACTATGTCAGCCAGCGCCTGTGGGCGACGTCCGCCGACGGTACCCAGGTACCCATCAGCCTGGTGGTCAAGCGTGACCAGCTGGGCAAGCCGACGCCGCTGTACCTGTACGGCTACGGCGCCTACGGTTCAAGCCTCGACCCGTGGTTCTCCCACGCGCGCCTGAGCCTGCTGGACCGCGGCGTGGCGTTTGCCATTGCCCACGTGCGCGGCGGCGGCGAGCTGGGTGAGGCCTGGTACCGCAACGGCAAGCAGGAACACAAGCAGAACACCTTCAGCGACTTTATCGCCTGCGCCGAACACCTGATCGCCGAAGGCTTGACCACCTCCAAGCAACTGGCCATCAGCGGCGGCAGCGCCGGCGGCCTGTTGATCGGTGCGGTGCTCAACCAGCGCCCGGAGCTGTTCCAGGCGGCGATTGCCGAAGTGCCGTTCGTCGACGTGCTCAACACCATGCTCGATCCGGACCTGCCGCTGACCATCACCGAGTACGACGAGTGGGGCAACCCGCAAGAGCCTGAAGTGTACGAGCGGATAAAAGCCTACGCGCCGTACGAAAACGTCCGCGCCCAGGCTTATCCGCACCTGCTGGTGATCGCCGGCTACAACGACAGCCGCGTGCAATACTGGGAAGCAGCCAAGTGGGTGGCCAAGCTGCGCGATACCAAGACCGACGACAACCTGCTGCTGCTCAAGACCGAACTCGGCGCCGGCCACGGGGGCATGAGCGGGCGCTACCAGGGATTACGTGACGTAGCACTCGAATATGCATTTGTGTTCAAGGCGCTGGGGCTGATTTAG
- a CDS encoding MFS transporter: MAGFTAATRKSRYHSRLFAYVAMDTMTENDYLTAWGLYAFAALGCLLVWWRMTRWIWRWLREPLQLLMAVLLFSPTIVDPVKTQFAPAVAITALDLVLKVGNNAWRAISDLFMYTMIAFAVYLVIVLIRWPIERAAKARRERKAAAAADAALAAEPAEDDDEPFRRPAPVSGMRVEPRL; the protein is encoded by the coding sequence GTGGCAGGCTTTACAGCCGCGACACGCAAAAGCCGTTATCATAGCCGCCTGTTTGCCTACGTTGCCATGGACACCATGACCGAGAACGACTATCTGACCGCTTGGGGCCTCTACGCCTTCGCCGCTTTGGGCTGCCTGTTGGTGTGGTGGCGCATGACCCGCTGGATCTGGCGCTGGCTGCGCGAGCCGCTGCAATTGCTGATGGCGGTGTTGCTGTTCAGCCCGACCATCGTCGACCCGGTCAAGACCCAGTTCGCCCCCGCCGTGGCCATCACCGCGCTGGACCTGGTGCTCAAGGTCGGCAACAACGCCTGGCGGGCCATTTCCGACTTGTTCATGTACACGATGATCGCCTTTGCCGTGTACCTGGTGATCGTGCTGATCCGCTGGCCCATCGAGCGCGCCGCCAAGGCCCGCCGCGAGCGCAAGGCCGCCGCCGCCGCCGATGCCGCCCTGGCCGCCGAGCCGGCCGAGGATGATGACGAACCTTTCCGCCGCCCGGCCCCTGTGAGCGGCATGCGCGTCGAACCGCGCCTTTAA
- a CDS encoding class II glutamine amidotransferase, giving the protein MCELLGMSANVPTDIVFSFTGLMQRGGRTGPHRDGWGIAFYEGRGLRLFQDPAASSESEVALLVQRYPIKSEVVIGHIRQANVGKVCLSNTHPFVRELWGRNWCFAHNGQLADFNPRATFYRPVGDTDSEAAFCDLLNRVREAFPEPVDIEQVLPDLIAACAEYRSKGVFNCLLSDGDWLFCYCSTKLAQITRRAPFGPARLKDVDVIVDFQAETTPNDVVTVIATEPLTDNENWTRYEPGQWSLWRRGECVSQGITE; this is encoded by the coding sequence ATGTGTGAATTATTGGGCATGAGTGCCAACGTCCCCACCGACATCGTGTTCAGCTTTACCGGGCTGATGCAGCGTGGTGGCCGCACCGGCCCCCATCGTGACGGTTGGGGCATTGCCTTTTATGAAGGCCGTGGCCTGCGTCTGTTCCAGGACCCGGCGGCGAGCAGTGAGTCGGAAGTCGCGCTGCTGGTGCAGCGTTATCCGATCAAAAGTGAAGTGGTGATTGGCCATATCCGCCAGGCCAACGTGGGCAAGGTGTGCCTGTCCAACACCCACCCGTTCGTGCGCGAGCTGTGGGGGCGCAACTGGTGTTTCGCCCACAACGGCCAACTGGCGGACTTCAACCCGCGCGCCACGTTCTATCGGCCGGTGGGCGATACCGACAGCGAAGCGGCCTTCTGCGACCTGCTCAACCGCGTGCGTGAAGCCTTCCCCGAGCCGGTGGACATCGAGCAGGTGCTGCCCGACCTCATCGCCGCCTGCGCCGAATACCGCAGCAAAGGCGTGTTCAATTGCCTGCTCAGCGACGGCGACTGGCTGTTTTGCTACTGCTCGACCAAGCTGGCACAAATCACCCGTCGCGCGCCGTTTGGCCCGGCGCGCTTGAAAGATGTCGACGTGATCGTCGATTTTCAGGCCGAAACCACGCCCAATGACGTGGTCACGGTGATCGCCACCGAGCCATTGACCGACAACGAAAACTGGACCCGCTACGAACCGGGCCAATGGAGCCTGTGGCGACGCGGTGAATGCGTCAGCCAGGGCATCACCGAGTAA
- a CDS encoding DUF2937 family protein, with protein sequence MLLSYLRLVLFAIGLLVGVQVPGFINDYAKRVEAHLIEAQTGLRGFDATAQQFFKGDLQALVAHYRASDDPVFQSDANSLGAMLDRQVALDKQFQAMQGPWYIRVLQVAVAADPDIRLETWNGYSYQILLTPEAMGWGLGGAMLLSFGLECLFRLIDWVVLGGKRLRQSRPIEERDLKGL encoded by the coding sequence ATGTTGCTCAGCTATCTGCGGTTGGTGTTGTTTGCCATCGGTTTGTTGGTCGGCGTACAGGTGCCGGGGTTTATCAACGACTACGCCAAGCGCGTCGAAGCTCACCTGATCGAGGCCCAGACCGGCTTGCGCGGGTTTGACGCGACCGCGCAGCAGTTCTTCAAGGGTGACTTGCAGGCCCTGGTGGCGCATTACCGCGCCAGTGATGACCCGGTGTTCCAGAGCGACGCCAACAGCCTGGGCGCGATGCTTGACCGCCAGGTGGCGTTGGACAAGCAATTCCAGGCGATGCAAGGGCCGTGGTACATCCGCGTGCTGCAAGTGGCGGTGGCGGCTGACCCGGATATCCGCCTGGAGACCTGGAACGGCTACAGCTACCAGATCCTGCTGACGCCAGAGGCCATGGGCTGGGGGCTGGGCGGGGCGATGCTGTTGTCTTTCGGTTTGGAATGCCTGTTCCGGCTGATTGATTGGGTAGTGTTGGGCGGCAAGCGTTTGCGCCAGAGCCGGCCGATTGAAGAGCGTGACCTGAAAGGTCTCTAA